In a single window of the Thiohalospira halophila DSM 15071 genome:
- the efp gene encoding elongation factor P, which translates to MASYSTNELKNGLKVMNDGDPCAIVDVEFVKPGKGQAFTRVKLRNLKTDRVVERTLKSGESLEGADVMELDLQYLYNDGEHWHFMHPETFEQYPADKAVVGDAAQWLKEQDTCTVTLYNGSPIIVEAPNHVTLKVTETDPGLKGDTAQGGTKPATLETGAVVKVPLFLDEGEVIKVDTRTGEYVGRVKE; encoded by the coding sequence ATGGCGAGCTATAGTACCAACGAACTCAAGAACGGGCTCAAGGTAATGAACGATGGCGACCCTTGCGCCATCGTCGATGTGGAATTCGTGAAGCCCGGCAAGGGGCAGGCCTTCACCCGGGTGAAGCTGCGCAATCTCAAGACCGACCGGGTGGTGGAGCGGACCCTGAAGTCCGGCGAATCCCTGGAAGGGGCCGACGTCATGGAGCTGGACCTCCAGTACCTCTACAACGACGGCGAGCACTGGCACTTCATGCATCCCGAGACCTTCGAGCAGTACCCCGCCGACAAGGCGGTGGTGGGCGATGCCGCCCAGTGGCTCAAGGAGCAGGACACCTGCACCGTCACCCTCTACAATGGGTCGCCCATCATCGTCGAGGCGCCCAACCACGTGACCCTGAAGGTCACCGAGACCGATCCGGGTCTCAAGGGCGATACCGCCCAGGGCGGCACCAAGCCGGCGACCCTGGAGACCGGCGCGGTGGTAAAGGTTCCGCTCTTTCTGGACGAGGGCGAGGTGATCAAGGTGGATACCCGCACCGGGGAGTACGTCGGCCGGGTCAAGGAGTAG